A portion of the Thermoanaerobaculum aquaticum genome contains these proteins:
- a CDS encoding acyl-CoA dehydrogenase family protein translates to MSQGELSVSVEELRELVRDFARREIAPHVRKWDETSFFPQEVFAKLGEMGLLGIMVPEKYGGAGLTYRHAIAAIEELAAVEPGIALSVAAHNSLCTGHILAYGSEAQKEKWLPRLATGKTMGAWALTEPESGSDAASLRTRARKVEGGWLLSGSKAFTTHASVAEVAVVMARSKDVPGPAGVSAFIVPLGSPGVVRGKKEDKLGMRTSDTASLILEDCFVGEEALIGAEGEGYSQAMAVLEGGRVGIAALGVGIARGALEAAVAYAKTRKQFNLPLTAFEAIRFKLADMATQLDAARLLTQKAAELKDQGLPCGRWASEAKLFASEVAVKAAEEAIQIHGGYGYTRDYPVEKLWRDAKLCTIGEGTSEIQRLIISKELIAGGGA, encoded by the coding sequence ATGAGCCAAGGAGAGCTAAGCGTTTCGGTGGAAGAGCTGCGCGAGCTGGTGCGGGATTTTGCCCGCCGGGAAATTGCCCCGCACGTCCGGAAGTGGGACGAAACTTCGTTTTTCCCGCAGGAGGTGTTTGCCAAGCTAGGGGAAATGGGGCTTTTGGGCATCATGGTTCCGGAAAAGTACGGTGGGGCCGGCCTTACCTACCGTCACGCCATTGCCGCCATTGAGGAGCTGGCGGCGGTGGAGCCCGGCATTGCCCTTTCGGTGGCCGCTCACAACTCCCTCTGCACCGGCCACATCCTGGCCTATGGCAGCGAGGCGCAAAAGGAAAAGTGGCTTCCCCGCTTGGCCACCGGCAAGACCATGGGGGCCTGGGCCCTTACCGAGCCGGAATCGGGCTCCGATGCGGCTTCCCTGCGGACGCGGGCGCGGAAGGTGGAGGGGGGATGGCTGCTTTCCGGGTCCAAGGCCTTTACCACCCACGCTTCCGTGGCGGAAGTGGCGGTGGTCATGGCCCGCTCCAAAGACGTTCCCGGCCCGGCGGGGGTTTCCGCCTTCATCGTGCCCCTGGGCAGCCCGGGTGTGGTGCGGGGCAAAAAGGAAGACAAGCTGGGCATGCGCACCTCCGACACCGCTTCCCTCATTCTGGAGGATTGCTTCGTGGGTGAGGAAGCGCTCATTGGCGCCGAAGGGGAAGGCTACAGCCAGGCCATGGCGGTGCTGGAAGGGGGCAGGGTGGGCATTGCCGCCCTGGGGGTGGGCATCGCCCGCGGGGCCCTGGAAGCCGCCGTGGCCTACGCCAAGACCCGCAAGCAGTTCAACTTGCCGCTGACAGCGTTTGAGGCGATCCGCTTTAAGCTGGCCGACATGGCCACCCAGCTGGATGCGGCCCGGCTTTTAACTCAAAAAGCTGCCGAGCTGAAAGACCAGGGATTGCCCTGCGGTCGCTGGGCCAGCGAGGCCAAGCTCTTTGCTTCAGAAGTGGCGGTGAAAGCTGCCGAGGAAGCCATTCAAATTCACGGGGGCTACGGCTACACCCGCGACTACCCGGTGGAAAAGCTGTGGCGGGACGCCAAGCTCTGCACCATTGGCGAGGGGACCAGCGAAATTCAAAGGCTCATCATCTCCAAGGAGCTCATTGCCGGTGGCGGAGCTTGA
- a CDS encoding ATP-binding protein: MSRQVEELCELCDGTGWRVEERNGRRVGVPCGCRERRGVELALREAQIPERFRHCTLENFKLWNPNDPTLGQAKRRTQEFVEAFPLVQKGLLFMGRCGTGKTHLAVAALSELVRRHRIRGLFVSFSELVVQLQMSFDGSGPTRADILEPVLNAELLVLDELGATRPTPWVMDVLYYVLNTRYMHKRLTLCTTNYTDTANRERGEETLADRLSVPVRSRLFEMCEEVRLYGDDFREHMARQRR; the protein is encoded by the coding sequence GTGAGCCGACAGGTGGAAGAACTTTGCGAGCTGTGCGACGGCACGGGCTGGCGCGTGGAGGAGAGGAACGGGCGACGGGTGGGGGTTCCCTGCGGGTGCCGGGAGCGCCGGGGGGTGGAGCTGGCCCTGCGGGAGGCGCAAATTCCCGAGCGCTTCCGCCACTGCACCCTGGAAAACTTCAAGCTCTGGAACCCCAACGATCCCACTCTGGGTCAGGCCAAGCGCCGCACTCAGGAGTTTGTGGAGGCGTTTCCCCTGGTGCAAAAGGGCCTGCTGTTCATGGGGAGGTGCGGCACCGGCAAGACCCATCTGGCGGTGGCGGCGCTTTCGGAGCTCGTCCGCCGGCACCGCATTCGCGGTTTGTTCGTGAGCTTTTCCGAGCTGGTGGTGCAGCTGCAGATGTCCTTTGACGGCTCGGGGCCCACCCGCGCCGATATCTTGGAGCCGGTGTTGAACGCCGAGCTTTTGGTGCTGGACGAGCTGGGGGCGACCCGCCCCACGCCGTGGGTCATGGACGTTTTGTACTACGTGCTGAACACCCGCTACATGCACAAGCGCTTGACCCTCTGCACCACTAACTACACCGACACCGCCAACCGCGAGCGGGGGGAGGAAACCCTTGCCGATCGCCTATCGGTCCCCGTGCGTTCCCGGCTTTTCGAGATGTGCGAGGAAGTGCGGCTTTACGGTGACGACTTTCGGGAGCACATGGCGCGGCAGCGCCGTTAG
- a CDS encoding SpoIID/LytB domain-containing protein, which yields MGSRDVLATVALAVGLSAAAFGESGEVPSLRVGLTVTAVPQFPELGRRFLVSAGSTRETLRGPLTVRNEPPELAAQVGVFASKENAQALLSRLSSLGFAAELFPDAERYRVLVPVPPGLSYQNLKVKLQDAGFPVIPYPRRPGSVEVLGGEGGSVRGQEVTVEPLDPVPVVVGGRRYRGSFRCLPDQLGPLVVNIVALEDYLLGVVPGEMGPRNFPNLEALKAQAVAARSYALAQLGAHASQGFDLCDQEHCQVYLGADGEEALASQAVTETRGEVLAYGGKVVRAYFHSTCGGHTEAAEEVFPGEKAPYLPGVRCAGEVVPLGSGWPSRPLDPRERFAFLARHLVGEKAARTPLELASALGQKPGRTLEEAFGLPDFRPLFGSPRGALELLWHFRLLPDNAGGDPWATALQLAQLSGAVQVREGVVVGGEAGPRFRQVGMSEEVPVAGLAVLWRGEGKLWVGAGEALAGSRGWLWCTKSACPVVEVEASSTADARSSFRGWIREWEAGKLASRLAVSDVQKLEVTQRTVSGRVATVEITASAGKKTLSGVELRRLLALPSTWFVVARAEASGEARFRFFGKGWGHGVGLCQNGAYGLSLGGFTYRRILAHYYPGTSVVRWNAPAQEGGS from the coding sequence GTGGGGTCCCGCGATGTTCTGGCAACAGTAGCCCTGGCGGTGGGGCTTTCGGCGGCAGCGTTTGGCGAGAGCGGGGAAGTTCCAAGCCTGCGGGTGGGGCTTACGGTCACGGCAGTGCCGCAGTTTCCCGAGCTGGGGCGCCGGTTTCTGGTGAGCGCCGGTTCCACCCGGGAAACCCTGCGGGGACCTTTGACCGTGCGCAACGAGCCTCCGGAGCTGGCCGCGCAGGTTGGGGTTTTTGCCAGCAAAGAAAACGCCCAGGCGTTGCTCTCTCGCCTTTCATCTCTGGGCTTTGCAGCCGAGCTTTTCCCGGACGCAGAAAGGTACCGGGTTTTGGTGCCGGTCCCTCCAGGCCTTTCGTACCAAAACCTTAAGGTCAAGCTTCAGGACGCCGGTTTTCCCGTGATCCCCTATCCCCGCCGGCCCGGGAGCGTTGAGGTGCTGGGCGGGGAAGGGGGCAGCGTGCGGGGGCAGGAGGTGACGGTGGAGCCTCTGGACCCCGTTCCCGTGGTGGTGGGGGGCCGGCGCTACCGCGGCAGCTTCCGTTGCTTGCCGGACCAGCTGGGCCCTTTGGTGGTCAACATCGTGGCCCTAGAGGACTACCTCCTGGGGGTGGTGCCGGGGGAAATGGGGCCCAGGAACTTCCCCAACCTGGAGGCCCTGAAAGCGCAAGCGGTGGCTGCCCGCAGTTACGCCCTGGCGCAACTGGGGGCCCACGCTTCCCAGGGCTTTGACCTTTGCGACCAGGAGCACTGCCAGGTTTACCTGGGCGCAGATGGCGAAGAAGCGCTGGCCTCGCAGGCGGTGACCGAAACCCGGGGTGAGGTTTTGGCGTACGGCGGGAAGGTGGTGCGGGCCTACTTCCATTCCACCTGCGGTGGGCATACCGAAGCGGCCGAAGAGGTTTTCCCCGGTGAAAAAGCCCCGTACCTCCCGGGGGTTCGCTGCGCTGGCGAAGTGGTGCCGTTGGGCAGCGGCTGGCCAAGCCGGCCATTGGACCCACGGGAAAGGTTTGCGTTTTTGGCTCGCCACCTGGTCGGCGAAAAGGCCGCCCGCACGCCCCTGGAGCTTGCTTCCGCCTTAGGGCAAAAGCCCGGGCGCACCCTGGAGGAAGCCTTTGGCTTGCCGGATTTCCGTCCGCTTTTTGGGTCCCCGCGGGGTGCGCTGGAGCTTTTGTGGCACTTCCGGCTGCTCCCCGACAACGCGGGGGGCGACCCCTGGGCCACGGCGCTGCAGCTCGCCCAGCTTTCCGGGGCGGTGCAGGTGCGGGAAGGGGTGGTGGTTGGGGGGGAAGCCGGCCCCCGTTTCCGGCAGGTGGGGATGAGCGAGGAGGTGCCAGTGGCGGGCCTGGCGGTGCTCTGGCGGGGGGAGGGCAAGCTTTGGGTGGGTGCGGGGGAGGCCCTGGCCGGCAGCCGAGGCTGGCTCTGGTGCACGAAAAGCGCATGCCCGGTGGTGGAGGTGGAAGCCAGCAGCACCGCCGATGCCCGCTCGTCCTTCCGGGGTTGGATCCGCGAATGGGAAGCGGGCAAGCTTGCGTCCAGGCTGGCGGTGAGCGACGTGCAAAAGCTGGAGGTGACCCAACGCACCGTTTCGGGACGGGTTGCCACGGTAGAAATCACCGCTTCTGCAGGCAAAAAGACGCTTTCCGGGGTCGAGCTACGGAGGCTTTTGGCGTTGCCTTCCACGTGGTTTGTGGTGGCGCGTGCTGAGGCCAGCGGTGAGGCACGGTTTCGCTTTTTTGGCAAGGGCTGGGGGCACGGCGTGGGCTTGTGTCAAAACGGTGCTTACGGCTTGAGCCTGGGGGGCTTCACTTACCGGCGCATTTTGGCGCACTATTACCCGGGTACCTCGGTGGTTCGCTGGAATGCTCCGGCGCAGGAGGGGGGATCATGA
- a CDS encoding NUDIX domain-containing protein, producing the protein MTGPKLTVDALVVHPQQGVLLVQRKNEPFAGYWALPGGFVEEGEACEQAVVREVAEETGLSVRVVALFGVYSQPGRDPRGHTVSVVYLCQVVGGEPAGGDDAAAARFFPELEGVLLAFDHARILQDAGFSVGNREPSAR; encoded by the coding sequence ATGACCGGACCTAAGCTCACGGTGGACGCTCTGGTGGTGCACCCGCAGCAGGGAGTGCTTTTAGTGCAAAGGAAAAACGAGCCCTTTGCCGGCTACTGGGCGCTGCCCGGCGGGTTTGTGGAGGAAGGCGAAGCTTGCGAGCAAGCGGTGGTGCGGGAGGTGGCCGAGGAAACCGGGCTTTCCGTGCGGGTGGTTGCGCTGTTTGGGGTTTACTCCCAGCCTGGCCGGGATCCCCGCGGCCACACGGTTTCGGTGGTGTACCTCTGTCAGGTGGTGGGCGGTGAGCCGGCGGGGGGAGACGATGCTGCTGCCGCCCGCTTTTTCCCCGAGCTGGAAGGGGTCCTGCTGGCCTTCGACCACGCCCGCATCTTGCAGGACGCAGGCTTTTCCGTGGGAAATCGCGAGCCTAGCGCTCGATGA